The Triticum aestivum cultivar Chinese Spring chromosome 3A, IWGSC CS RefSeq v2.1, whole genome shotgun sequence genome includes a region encoding these proteins:
- the LOC123063086 gene encoding probable sucrose-phosphate synthase 1 — protein MAGNEWINGYLEAILDSGASGGGGGGGGGSGAGAGGGGGGGGGGDPKSSSSPRGPHTIFNPTTYFVEEVVKGVDESDLHRTWIKVVATRNARERSSRLENMCWRIWHLARKKKQLEIEGIQRMSARQNEQEKVRREATEDLSEDLDEGEKGDIVGELMPSGTPKKKFQRNFSDLSVWSDENKEKKLYIVLISVHGLVRGENMELGSDSDTGGQVKYVVELARALAMMPGVYRVDLFTRQVSSPDVDWSYGEPTEMLTSGSHDAEGSGESGGAYIVRIPCGQSNKYIKKESLWPYLQEFVDGALAHILNMSKVLGEQVGHGKPVLPYVIHGHYADAGDVAALLSGALNVPMVLTGHSLGRNKLEQIMMQGRMSKEEIDATYKIMRRIEGEELALDAAELVITSTRQEIDEQWGLYDGFDVKLEKVLRARTRRGLSCHGRFMPRMMVIPPGMDFSNVVVQDIDGDGDKDDINLDAASPRSLPPIWAEVMRFLTNPHKPMILALSRPDPKKNITTLVKAFGECRPLRELANLVLIMGNRDDIEEMPPGNANVLTTVLKLVDKYDLYGSVAFPKHHKQADVPEIYRLTAKTKGVFINPALVEPFGLTLIEAAAHGLPIVATKNGGPVDITNTLNSGLLVDPHDQNAIADALLKLVADKNLWHECRKNGLRNIHLYSWPEHCRTYLARVAGCRIRNPRWLKDTPADAGADDEAEDSLMEFQDLSLRLSIDGERGSTNEPASSDPQDQVQKIMNKLHQSSSAAPDAATDKNPANVHAAGTVNKYPLLRRRRRLFIVAVDCYGDDGRSSKKMLQVIQEVFRAVRSDTQLSKISGFALSTAMPLSETLQLLQTGKVPPTDFDALICGSGSEVYYPGSAQCLDAQGKLRPDQDYLQHINHRWSHDGARQTIGKLMASQDGSGSVVEPDVESCNAHCVSFFVRDPKKVRTIDEMRERLRMRGLRCHLMYCRKSTRMQVVPLMASRSQALRYLFVRWGLPVGNMYIVLGEHGDTDREEMLSGLHKTVIVKGVTEKGSEDLLRSSGSYHKEDVVPSDSPLATTTRGDLKSDEILRALKEVSKASSG, from the exons ATGGCCGGCAACGAGTGGATCAATGGCTATCTGGAGGCGATTCTTGACAGCGGCGCGTCgggtggcggaggcggaggcggtggcggctccggtgccggggccggcggcggcggcggcggcggcggcgggggtgaccCGAAGTCGTCGTCGAGCCCCCGCGGGCCGCACACGATATTCAACCCCACAACGTACTTTGTGGAGGAGGTGGTGAAAGGCGTCGACGAGAGCGACCTCCACAGGACATGGATCAAGGTCGTGGCGACCCGCAACGCCCGCGAGCGCAGCAGCCGCCTCGAGAACATGTGCTGGCGCATCTGGCACCTCGCCCGCAAGAAGAAGCAG CTGGAGATTGAGGGCATCCAGAGGATGTCGGCTCGGCAGAATGAACAGGAGAAGGTGCGCCGCGAGGCCACGGAGGACCTGTCGGAAGATCTCGACGAGGGCGAGAAGGGGGACATCGTCGGCGAGCTGATGCCGTCAGGGACCCCCAAGAAGAAGTTCCAGAGGAATTTCTCCGACCTTAGTGTGTGGTCGGACGAGAATAAGGAGAAGAAGTTGTACATTGTGCTCATCAG TGTGCACGGTCTTGTCCGTGGAGAAAACATGGAACTGGGTAGTGATTCAGATACGGGAGGGCAG GTGAAATATGTTGTGGAACTTGCGAGAGCGCTTGCAATGATGCCCGGAGTGTACAGAGTAGACCTGTTTACTCGCCAAGTGTCATCACCCGACGTGGACTGGAGCTACGGGGAGCCAACAGAGATGTTAACCTCCGGTTCCCACGACGCAGAGGGGAGCGGTGAGAGCGGCGGGGCATACATTGTGCGCATCCCTTGCGGCCAGAGTAACAAGTACATCAAGAAGGAGTCCCTGTGGCCTTACCTCCAAGAGTTTGTTGACGGAGCCCTTGCGCACATTCTAAACATGTCAAAGGTTTTGGGCGAACAGGTAGGCCATGGGAAGCCAGTGCTGCCTTATGTGATCCATGGCCACTATGCCGACGCTGGCGATGTTGCTGCCCTTCTTTCTGGCGCGTTGAATGTGCCGATGGTGCTCACTGGTCACTCGCTTGGGAGGAACAAGCTGGAGCAGATTATGATGCAAGGGCGTATGTCCAAGGAGGAGATCGACGCAACCTACAAGATCATGAGGCGTATTGAGGGGGAGGAGCTGGCCTTGGACGCAGCAGAGCTTGTGATTACTAGCACCAGGCAGGAGATCGATGAGCAGTGGGGATTGTATGATGGCTTTGATGTCAAGCTTGAGAAAGTGTTGCGGGCACGGACGAGACGCGGGCTCAGCTGCCATGGCCGTTTCATGCCTAGGATGATG GTGATTCCTCCTGGGATGGATTTCAGCAATGTTGTGGTTCAAGATATCGATGGAGATGGCGATAAAGATGATATAAATCTGGATGCTGCATCACCGAGGTCACTACCCCCAATCTGGGCTGAG GTGATGCGCTTCCTGACCAATCCTCACAAGCCAATGATCTTGGCACTGTCAAGGCCTGATCCGAAGAAGAACATCACTACTCTTGTCAAAGCATTTGGAGAATGCCGCCCACTGAGGGAACTTGCAAACTTA GTTCTGATCATGGGGAACAGAGATGACATCGAGGAGATGCCTCCCGGCAATGCAAATGTCCTCACCACTGTCTTGAAGCTGGTTGACAAGTATGATCTGTATGGAAGTGTGGCCTTCCCCAAGCATCACAAGCAGGCCGACGTCCCTGAGATTTATCGCCTCACAGCCAAGACGAAG GGTGTATTCATCAATCCTGCTCTCGTGGAGCCTTTCGGCCTTACACTAATCGAG GCTGCAGCGCACGGTCTCCCAATCGTCGCCACCAAGAACGGCGGTCCGGTCGACATTACAAAT ACACTGAACAGTGGGCTGCTAGTGGATCCGCACGACCAGAACGCCATCGCCGACGCGCTGCTGAAGCTGGTGGCCGACAAGAACCTGTGGCATGAGTGCCGGAAGAACGGGCTGCGCAACATCCACCTCTACTCGTGGCCGGAGCACTGCCGGACGTACCTCGCCAGGGTGGCCGGGTGCCGGATCAGGAACCCACGCTGGCTCAAGGACACGCCTGCGGACGCTGGCGCTGACGATGAGGCCGAGGACTCGCTCATGGAATTCCAGGACCTATCGCTCCGCCTGTCCATCGACGGCGAGCGAGGCTCCACTAACGAGCCCGCCTCGTCGGACCCGCAGGACCAGGTGCAGAAGATCATGAACAAGCTCCACCAGTCGTCTTCTGCAGCTCCAGATGCTGCCACGGACAAGAATCCGGCCAACGTTCACGCCGCTGGCACCGTCAACAAGTACCCactcctgcgccgccgccgccggctgttCATCGTGGCCGTGGACTGCTATGGTGACGACGGACGTTCCAGCAAGAAGATGTTGCAGGTGATTCAGGAGGTGTTCAGGGCGGTCCGGTCTGACACCCAATTGTCCAAGATCTCCGGGTTCGCACTGTCGACGGCGATGCCGCTGTCCGAGACGCTCCAGCTCCTACAGACGGGGAAGGTTCCCCCAACCGACTTCGATGCGCTCATCTGCGGCAGTGGCAGCGAGGTGTACTACCCTGGCTCCGCGCAGTGCTTGGATGCCCAGGGGAAGCTCCGGCCCGACCAGGACTACCTGCAGCACATCAACCATCGGTGGTCTCACGACGGCGCCAGGCAGACCATAGGGAAGCTCATGGCCTCACAGGACGGCTCCGGCAGTGTCGTCGAGCCTGACGTGGAGTCCTGCAATGCGCACTGCGTCTCCTTCTTCGTCAGggaccccaagaag GTGAGAACTATCGATGAGATGCGGGAGAGGCTGAGGATGCGTGGCCTCCGGTGCCACCTCATGTACTGTCGGAAGTCAACGAGGATGCAGGTTGTCCCTCTCATGGCATCAAGGTCACAAGCACTCAG GTACCTCTTTGTGCGTTGGGGCCTGCCCGTGGGCAACATGTACATTGTCCTCGGGGAACATGGCGACACCGACCGTGAGGAGATGCTTTCAGGACTACACAAGACGGTGATTGTTAAAGGCGTCACCGAGAAAGGCTCAGAGGACCTGCTGAGGAGCTCAGGGAGTTACCACAAGGAAGACGTTGTCCCGTCCGATAGCCCATTGGCTACCACCACGCGCGGTGATCTGAAGTCGGATGAGATCCTGCGGGCTCTCAAGGAGGTCTCCAAGGCTTCCAGCGGCTGA